The Sphingomonas telluris genome includes a window with the following:
- a CDS encoding ribonucleotide-diphosphate reductase subunit beta — protein sequence MPLLQSNKAYKPFEYPWAFEYWKRQQQIHWMPEEVPLGEDCRDWAQKLTDHERNLLTQIFRFFTQADVEVQDCYHDKYGRVFKPTEIKMMLTAFSNMETVHIAAYSHLLDTIGMPESEYSAFLQYKEMKDKHDYLQNFGVDTDEDIAKTLAMFGGFTEGLQLFASFAMLMNFPRFNKMKGMGQIVSWSVRDESLHCEGIVRLFHAFVKERGCLTKAVKEDIIDACQKTVRLEDAFIDLAFEMGPVEGMTPKQIKKYIRYIADWRLGQLGFQPIYMVDEHPLPWLAPLLNGVEHANFFETRATEYSKAATRGTWNEVWDNFDRRQKAKAAANDGSGAEAAEAAGASDGEGTGDMFSAAGVAAE from the coding sequence ATGCCCCTTCTGCAGTCCAACAAAGCGTACAAGCCGTTCGAATACCCCTGGGCGTTCGAATATTGGAAGCGTCAGCAGCAGATCCACTGGATGCCGGAGGAAGTGCCGCTCGGCGAGGATTGCCGCGACTGGGCGCAGAAGCTCACCGACCATGAGCGCAACCTGCTCACGCAGATCTTCCGCTTCTTCACCCAGGCCGACGTCGAGGTGCAGGACTGCTACCACGACAAGTACGGCCGCGTGTTCAAGCCGACCGAGATCAAGATGATGCTGACCGCCTTCTCCAACATGGAGACGGTGCACATCGCCGCCTACTCGCACCTGCTCGACACGATCGGCATGCCGGAGAGCGAGTACAGCGCCTTCCTCCAGTACAAGGAGATGAAGGACAAGCACGACTATCTGCAGAACTTCGGCGTCGACACGGACGAGGACATTGCCAAGACGCTGGCGATGTTCGGCGGCTTCACCGAGGGGCTGCAGCTGTTCGCCAGCTTCGCGATGCTGATGAACTTCCCGCGCTTCAACAAGATGAAGGGCATGGGCCAGATCGTCAGCTGGTCGGTCCGCGACGAGAGCCTTCACTGCGAAGGTATCGTCCGCCTGTTCCACGCCTTCGTGAAGGAACGCGGCTGCCTGACCAAGGCGGTGAAGGAAGACATCATCGACGCCTGCCAGAAGACGGTGCGGCTGGAAGATGCGTTCATCGACCTGGCGTTCGAGATGGGCCCGGTCGAGGGCATGACGCCCAAGCAGATCAAGAAGTACATCCGCTACATCGCCGACTGGCGCCTCGGCCAGCTCGGGTTCCAGCCGATCTACATGGTCGACGAGCACCCGCTGCCGTGGCTCGCCCCGCTGCTCAACGGCGTCGAGCACGCCAACTTCTTCGAGACCCGCGCGACGGAGTACTCGAAGGCCGCGACCCGCGGGACCTGGAACGAGGTGTGGGACAATTTCGACCGCCGGCAGAAGGCCAAGGCGGCTGCGAACGATGGGTCAGGCGCTGAGGCGGCTGAGGCGGCGGGTGCCAGCGACGGCGAGGGCACCGGCGACATGTTCAGCGCTGCGGGGGTGGCGGCGGAGTAG
- a CDS encoding ribonucleoside-diphosphate reductase subunit alpha, which yields MDFSTGSEVPSDDTATAVRTSKTVDARAFEVTTDESRDSLLTDFGKETLRDRYLLPGETNQDLFARVAAAYADDADHAQRIYDYISKLWFMPATPVLSNGGTGRGLPISCYLNSVSDSLDGIVGTWNENVWLASKGGGIGTYWGSVRGIGEPVGLNGKTSGIIPFVRVMDSLTLAISQGSLRRGSAACYLDINHPEIEEFLEIRKPSGDFNRKALNLHHGVLVTDEFMEAVRNGEEFVLRSPKDGSERGKVDARSLFQKLVETRLATGEPYIIFIDAVNKTMPKHHRDLGLKVTTSNLCSEITLPTGKDHLGVDRTAVCCLSSLNLETWDEWNKDKTFIEDVMRFLDNVLSDYIARAPDEMARAKYSADRERSVGLGVMGFHSFLQARGIPFEGAMAKSWNMKIFKHIRAQVDEASMMLAKERGPCPDAADMGVMERFSCKMAIAPTASISIICGGTSACIEPIPANVYTHKTLSGSFSIRNPHLEKLLKDKAKDTDKVWNSILEQGGSVQHLDFLTQEEKDVFKTSFEIDQRWLLELAGDRTPYIDQAQSLNLFIPADCDKWDLLMLHFRAWELGIKSLYYLRSKSVQRAGFAGGVEADNTPELREIQVTTTTDYDECLACQ from the coding sequence ATGGATTTTTCTACCGGCTCAGAAGTTCCGAGCGACGATACGGCGACGGCAGTCCGCACGTCCAAGACGGTTGACGCGCGCGCGTTCGAGGTCACGACCGACGAGTCTCGTGACTCGCTCCTCACCGACTTCGGCAAGGAAACCCTGCGCGACCGCTACCTGCTTCCGGGCGAGACGAACCAGGACCTGTTCGCGCGCGTCGCCGCGGCCTACGCCGACGACGCCGACCACGCGCAGCGGATCTACGATTACATCTCGAAGCTGTGGTTCATGCCGGCGACGCCCGTGCTGTCGAACGGCGGCACCGGCCGCGGCCTTCCGATCAGCTGCTATCTGAACAGCGTTTCCGACAGCCTCGACGGCATCGTCGGCACCTGGAACGAGAACGTGTGGCTCGCCTCCAAGGGCGGCGGCATCGGCACCTATTGGGGCAGCGTCCGCGGCATCGGTGAGCCGGTCGGCCTCAACGGCAAGACCAGCGGCATCATCCCGTTCGTCCGCGTGATGGACAGCCTCACGCTGGCGATCAGCCAGGGTTCGCTGCGTCGCGGCTCGGCCGCCTGCTATCTCGACATCAATCACCCCGAGATCGAGGAATTTCTCGAGATCCGGAAGCCGTCCGGCGACTTCAACCGTAAGGCGCTCAACCTCCACCACGGCGTGCTCGTCACGGACGAGTTCATGGAAGCGGTCCGCAACGGCGAGGAATTCGTGCTGCGCAGCCCGAAGGACGGATCGGAGCGCGGCAAGGTCGACGCACGCAGCCTATTCCAGAAGCTGGTGGAGACCCGCCTCGCGACCGGCGAGCCGTACATCATCTTCATCGACGCCGTGAACAAGACGATGCCGAAGCATCACCGCGATCTCGGCCTCAAGGTGACGACGTCCAACCTCTGCTCGGAAATCACCCTTCCGACCGGCAAGGACCATCTCGGCGTCGACCGCACCGCCGTCTGCTGCCTCAGCTCCTTGAACCTCGAGACCTGGGACGAGTGGAACAAGGACAAGACTTTCATCGAGGACGTGATGCGCTTCCTCGACAACGTGCTCAGCGACTATATCGCCCGCGCGCCGGACGAGATGGCGCGGGCCAAGTACAGCGCCGATCGCGAGCGCTCGGTCGGCCTCGGCGTCATGGGCTTCCACTCCTTCCTCCAGGCCCGCGGCATCCCGTTCGAGGGTGCGATGGCGAAGTCGTGGAACATGAAGATCTTCAAGCATATCCGCGCGCAGGTCGACGAAGCGTCGATGATGCTCGCCAAGGAGCGCGGGCCGTGCCCGGACGCCGCGGACATGGGCGTGATGGAGCGCTTCAGCTGCAAGATGGCGATCGCGCCGACCGCGTCGATCTCGATCATCTGTGGCGGCACTTCGGCCTGCATCGAGCCGATCCCGGCCAACGTCTACACCCACAAGACGCTGTCGGGCTCCTTCTCGATCCGCAACCCGCACCTCGAAAAGCTGCTGAAGGACAAGGCCAAGGACACCGACAAGGTGTGGAACTCGATCCTCGAGCAGGGCGGTTCGGTCCAGCACCTCGACTTCCTCACGCAGGAAGAAAAGGACGTGTTCAAGACCAGCTTCGAGATCGACCAGCGCTGGCTGCTCGAGCTTGCGGGCGACCGCACGCCCTACATCGACCAGGCGCAGTCGCTGAACCTGTTCATCCCGGCCGACTGCGACAAGTGGGACCTGCTGATGCTCCACTTCCGCGCGTGGGAGCTGGGCATCAAGTCGCTCTACTACCTGCGCTCCAAGTCGGTGCAGCGCGCCGGTTTCGCCGGCGGGGTGGAAGCGGACAACACGCCCGAGCTCCGCGAAATCCAGGTCACCACGACCACGGACTACGACGAATGCCTGGCCTGCCAGTAA
- the ligD gene encoding non-homologous end-joining DNA ligase — MTWTPEPTYEKPEISVRATTLYYQIVAPIMLPFIERRLLNLYRCREGKCFFQRNREHPPTGKEFDELVHFERVEQKNGRAEKYLYVESAREIAGCAGLQCVEFHGWGSRAGEVETPDRLVIDLDPDPAIGFEAVKEAALQLRRSFDAVGLESFALLSGGKGIHVVVPLQPVAEWDEVRGFAKAFCTTLAEADPERFTVALPKRERRGRIFLDFLRNQRTATAIMPYSARARPGMPVAAPVAWDELGDLDRSDAFTIAQVEALLKRARGRKLRGWGAAAQSLPRLAG, encoded by the coding sequence ATGACCTGGACGCCGGAGCCGACCTACGAGAAGCCCGAAATCAGCGTTCGCGCGACGACTCTCTATTACCAGATCGTGGCGCCGATCATGCTTCCCTTCATCGAGCGGCGCCTGCTCAACCTGTACCGCTGCCGCGAGGGGAAGTGCTTCTTCCAGCGCAACCGCGAGCACCCGCCCACGGGCAAGGAGTTCGACGAGCTCGTCCATTTCGAGCGTGTCGAGCAGAAGAACGGCCGGGCCGAGAAGTATCTCTACGTCGAGAGCGCGCGGGAGATCGCCGGTTGCGCGGGACTGCAGTGCGTGGAGTTCCACGGCTGGGGCAGCCGCGCGGGTGAAGTCGAGACGCCGGATCGGCTCGTCATCGATCTGGACCCTGACCCCGCGATCGGCTTCGAAGCCGTGAAAGAGGCCGCACTGCAGTTGCGGCGGTCATTCGATGCGGTCGGCCTCGAAAGCTTCGCTCTGCTTTCGGGCGGCAAGGGCATCCACGTCGTCGTGCCGCTGCAGCCGGTGGCAGAGTGGGACGAGGTACGAGGCTTTGCCAAGGCATTCTGCACAACGCTGGCCGAAGCGGATCCCGAGCGGTTCACCGTCGCGCTTCCGAAGAGGGAGCGGCGCGGCCGCATCTTCCTCGATTTCCTGCGCAACCAACGCACCGCCACGGCGATCATGCCTTATTCGGCGAGGGCTCGTCCGGGTATGCCGGTGGCCGCGCCGGTCGCCTGGGACGAACTGGGCGACCTTGATCGATCGGACGCCTTCACGATCGCCCAAGTGGAGGCGCTCCTGAAGCGCGCCAGAGGTCGGAAGCTACGGGGCTGGGGCGCTGCAGCGCAGTCGCTGCCGAGGCTGGCGGGCTAG
- a CDS encoding SIR2 family protein, producing the protein MVPAKGPRQSTFQIDNFLRQAIQVSQTYRDQFHVSIDQDYLRRGLEGLLGLPEESEYDPDSILRQYLDVLGSLLCIDSPDIGYICDFLKQTNGTLECIGTLNYDTLVEQAGKQENVDFDYGLSQWNERRVIRFLPSQQRLIKLHGSVNWYSIKRDEIVFEQSEKSWKQRPRAMVFGGQSEKLNPDGPFLSLRHEFQRALDRTNVLAIVGYSFSDNHLNAMLRSWVAVKRKAKLIVLDPEGLSKAAPLLRSFPTQRKDPSANETIEVVEIKGKFRGNVARLVEALKLPPKPMRASNSK; encoded by the coding sequence GTGGTTCCAGCTAAAGGTCCGAGGCAAAGCACGTTCCAGATCGATAACTTTTTAAGGCAAGCCATTCAGGTAAGCCAAACCTACCGCGATCAATTCCACGTAAGTATTGATCAGGACTATCTACGAAGAGGACTAGAAGGCCTGCTGGGCCTACCGGAAGAGTCCGAATACGATCCAGATTCTATACTTCGGCAATATTTAGATGTGTTGGGTAGCCTTTTATGTATAGATAGCCCAGACATTGGGTATATCTGTGACTTCTTAAAGCAAACTAATGGTACTCTTGAGTGCATCGGCACGCTTAACTATGACACTCTAGTGGAGCAGGCGGGAAAGCAAGAAAACGTCGACTTCGACTATGGTCTTTCACAATGGAATGAGCGCCGAGTCATCCGCTTTCTGCCGAGTCAGCAAAGGCTCATCAAGCTTCATGGATCAGTAAATTGGTACTCAATAAAGCGCGATGAGATCGTCTTCGAGCAAAGCGAAAAGTCGTGGAAGCAAAGGCCAAGAGCGATGGTCTTTGGTGGTCAAAGTGAGAAGCTAAATCCAGATGGGCCGTTCCTTAGCCTTCGACACGAGTTTCAGCGGGCTCTTGATCGCACTAATGTATTGGCAATCGTGGGCTATTCGTTCTCAGACAATCATCTCAACGCGATGTTGCGCTCGTGGGTCGCAGTGAAACGGAAAGCGAAACTCATTGTCCTTGACCCTGAGGGGCTGTCCAAAGCTGCGCCGTTACTCCGGAGCTTTCCTACGCAACGAAAAGACCCATCAGCGAATGAAACGATCGAGGTCGTCGAGATCAAGGGCAAGTTTCGTGGAAACGTAGCGCGTTTGGTAGAAGCCCTGAAGCTGCCACCAAAACCGATGCGCGCTTCGAATTCAAAATAG
- a CDS encoding diacylglycerol/lipid kinase family protein → MTNARKVLVCVNRSSGGLERGEKEAEEIRSALADAGVDADVKLLPGGGITEQAQRAVDEGAELLIVAGGDGSVSAAAGVLAGTKTRLGILALGTLNHFARDIGVPPDLKEAAKLIAAGKVQALDVAEVNGRIFINNSAVGLYPLMVLDRDLQQKRLGRSKRLAMVVASVRTLARFGHHRLTLTVNDQKAQVDTPLLFVGNNDYRLDLGAPGHRESLSDGRLSVFVMRKKTRRSFVAACIRALFNRTRPDDMVRLDDVERLRVASRRSRLVISVDGEVESTPAPLDYKVRKGALNVIAP, encoded by the coding sequence ATGACGAACGCGCGCAAGGTCTTGGTCTGTGTCAACCGCTCGAGCGGCGGGCTCGAGCGCGGCGAGAAGGAAGCCGAGGAAATCAGATCGGCGCTCGCCGATGCGGGCGTCGATGCGGACGTGAAGCTGCTGCCCGGCGGCGGGATCACGGAGCAGGCTCAGCGCGCCGTCGATGAAGGCGCCGAACTGCTCATCGTCGCCGGCGGCGACGGCTCGGTCAGCGCAGCAGCTGGAGTGCTCGCCGGCACGAAGACGCGGCTTGGCATCCTCGCACTCGGCACGCTCAATCACTTCGCACGCGACATCGGCGTTCCACCCGACCTCAAGGAAGCGGCGAAGCTCATCGCCGCCGGCAAGGTTCAAGCCCTGGACGTTGCCGAAGTGAACGGACGCATCTTCATCAACAACAGCGCCGTCGGCCTCTACCCGCTCATGGTCCTCGACCGAGACCTGCAGCAGAAGCGCCTCGGCCGAAGCAAGCGCCTGGCCATGGTCGTTGCGAGCGTCCGCACGCTCGCCCGCTTCGGCCATCATCGGCTCACGCTGACGGTCAACGACCAGAAGGCGCAGGTCGACACGCCTTTGCTGTTCGTCGGCAACAACGACTACCGACTCGACCTCGGCGCGCCGGGCCATCGCGAGAGCCTGTCGGACGGCCGCCTCTCCGTCTTCGTCATGCGCAAGAAGACCCGCCGCAGCTTCGTCGCGGCCTGCATCCGCGCCCTGTTCAATCGCACCCGTCCCGACGACATGGTGCGCCTCGACGACGTCGAGCGCCTTCGCGTCGCCAGCCGCCGCAGCCGCCTGGTCATCTCCGTCGACGGAGAAGTCGAGAGCACGCCTGCCCCGCTCGACTACAAGGTCCGCAAGGGCGCCCTGAACGTCATCGCGCCTTAG
- a CDS encoding thermonuclease family protein, which produces MLAAVLGALWVGYDPALVEPPALLSTDPERVAETFTRCGPGRGHACVIDGDTFKLGDRKVRIIGIDAPETHPARCPEEARLGELATARLQELLNRGAFEMVAPIYSTQDRYGRDLRTLQRKLPDGTYQSIASEMRENGLAHRYLGGFKMGWC; this is translated from the coding sequence ATGCTTGCCGCCGTGCTCGGCGCCCTGTGGGTCGGATACGATCCCGCGCTGGTCGAGCCACCCGCCTTGCTCTCGACGGACCCGGAGCGGGTCGCCGAGACGTTCACGCGCTGCGGACCCGGCCGCGGGCACGCCTGCGTCATCGACGGAGACACGTTCAAGCTGGGCGACCGGAAGGTGCGGATCATCGGCATCGACGCACCCGAAACGCATCCGGCGCGATGTCCGGAGGAAGCGCGGCTGGGCGAACTCGCGACGGCCAGGCTGCAGGAACTCCTCAACCGGGGCGCATTCGAGATGGTCGCGCCGATCTATTCGACGCAAGATCGCTACGGCCGCGACCTGCGCACCCTTCAGCGGAAGCTGCCGGATGGAACCTATCAATCGATCGCCTCGGAGATGCGGGAGAACGGGCTCGCGCACCGCTATCTCGGCGGGTTCAAGATGGGTTGGTGCTAG
- a CDS encoding acyltransferase family protein, whose protein sequence is MRFALMFTVVMAHAWWLFGLPLERSFATFLLLVTAQSSVPAFFITSGYFLRWREGSPFAVTRWSLGKLIPLYLLWMAIYAVVTYFSGWGAFYAVTAWHSSGNGYLDLLHDVTFGVTTRHLWFLPALAAALSVTSLSLRFLGERLTWVVLGSIAALGLLTGPYQMFLGYQGHAFRALALTSPLLVMIGVLLARRNVPRWAVLFGLAAFLCYWLQVFDDKWLATAPGYSSDRKMAVTLATIPFALSVFLFARALPAAKSIEWLSRRKHYLLIIYCIHPMMLTAIRSVWDQRSLPSMLSAAAIAYLMSCLAAVAFDRAQKRWREFGRSRANSEPFDPPEPASAVTRG, encoded by the coding sequence ATGCGGTTCGCCCTCATGTTCACCGTGGTGATGGCGCATGCCTGGTGGCTGTTCGGCTTGCCGCTCGAACGCAGCTTCGCGACGTTCCTTCTGCTGGTCACCGCCCAGAGCTCGGTGCCTGCCTTCTTCATCACCAGCGGCTACTTCCTACGGTGGCGCGAGGGCAGCCCCTTCGCGGTCACCCGCTGGTCGCTTGGAAAGCTGATCCCCCTCTATCTGCTGTGGATGGCGATCTACGCGGTCGTCACCTACTTCTCCGGCTGGGGCGCCTTCTATGCTGTGACGGCATGGCACTCGAGCGGGAACGGCTATCTCGACCTTCTCCACGACGTCACGTTCGGAGTGACGACCCGGCACCTCTGGTTCCTCCCGGCGCTGGCGGCGGCTCTGTCCGTCACCTCCCTCTCCCTTCGATTCCTGGGTGAGCGCCTGACCTGGGTCGTGCTCGGCTCAATCGCCGCTCTCGGGCTGCTGACCGGTCCGTACCAGATGTTTCTCGGCTATCAGGGTCACGCCTTCCGGGCGCTCGCCCTGACGTCGCCCCTGCTGGTGATGATCGGCGTGCTGCTCGCCAGGCGAAACGTTCCGCGATGGGCGGTCCTGTTCGGCCTGGCTGCGTTCCTTTGCTATTGGCTGCAAGTCTTCGACGACAAGTGGCTGGCAACGGCCCCGGGCTATTCGTCCGACCGGAAGATGGCGGTGACGCTCGCAACGATACCGTTCGCGTTGTCGGTGTTTCTGTTCGCCCGTGCCCTGCCTGCAGCGAAGTCAATCGAGTGGCTGTCGAGACGCAAGCATTATCTGCTGATCATCTATTGCATCCATCCGATGATGCTGACGGCGATTCGGTCCGTCTGGGACCAGCGAAGCCTGCCTTCGATGCTGTCCGCGGCGGCTATCGCCTACCTTATGTCGTGCCTTGCCGCGGTGGCCTTCGACAGGGCGCAAAAACGCTGGCGGGAATTCGGCAGAAGCCGTGCGAATTCCGAGCCCTTCGACCCGCCTGAACCCGCCTCGGCCGTCACTCGCGGCTGA